One Populus nigra chromosome 16, ddPopNigr1.1, whole genome shotgun sequence genomic window, CTTGCCAATCCACACACCTAgagcataattaattaatctcagatcattaatttttttgaagaaacagCAGAGTTGGGCCAAGATCAGGCTCCCCTTAGCCCTCCCAAGTTAAGAAAAAGGATTGAAATGATCTAGCCTAAGTGCCTAACTATGGTTATTATTGTAGCCAGACTCTTGAAACAATTCCAAAATTACAAATGCCATCCACAAAGTTTACTTCTTACCATGATTTTCCTCCAGATTTTCAACACATAAGTAATAACTacaatttgacaaaaacatCTTAGGGTTCCGTTTAACTTGCAAACTAATTGGCACGTACGTTGTATTTTACGAGGCTCGTTGCACGTGTAATCGTAGGCATAGTAATGTGTGGATAAGGATTTGTAGGTGGATTGGCATGTCATTTTAGATCCATCATGAAACATTGtcctttatcattttaaatacaaatattaaaaaaaaaaaaaatttgagttgaACTAACAACATTCGAGTTTAATTAagttagttttaaaataatgtttttaaaaatcagtTTTAAATGTACAAGTAGTATACTGGATTAGGTATAAGTAAATATTCGTTACtgcttttgttttcaaaataaaatcaattgcaaGATAAAACGTCATTATATGAAACTGAAGAGTCATTTTGCAGATCCCCAAGAAACCGCCTTGCATGGAGTATTTAAAACCTCAGGGGTTACTGTAATGGGAATCACATTGTAAACAGAGCTCCTCAGAGACAGAAAGAGATAGTGAGAGATAGAGAGATGGAGactgggagagagagagagagaggtgcgTGGTCATATCGTCATCCTTTaacaaaactcaattcccaaGGGGAGAAAgcgagagggagagagggagagagagaaggcAGAGTTGGTCTGTTAAAACATGGGACCGAGTGTTAAGAAAGGAGATAAACtagtcagaaaaaaaaaatacacacacacatttcGAAACCCACGAACCCACCATATTGTTGCCCTCagtcaaaaatcaaatcaaaaaggGTTGTCCTATATTTCGTCACGTTCATCCCTGTACTTTACAACTATTAGCATTATGGTCCTTGTATGAGTAACTATGCTCTTTTCCCATTTGTTTTAAAAGCGTGTCTTGACATGAAAAACCagactaaaaaaaataccatcacTCTATATGATTAGTTCAAAGATTTTCAGAACACGaacatttaaactttaaatacacaaacaaatattttttatacatgtgATTAAGAAATTGTATACTCAAGTCTTTATTAGTGTGTCTAGGTAAAATCTTGTATAAttgtaaaacatatattttattttactttcctGGTCTCTTTAATTTCATAGAAacaacaagataaaaaatattatatataatcttcTTGTCATATCACCTTGTATACGTGAAATGTTTGATGtggagtgttttttaattaaaatactttaaattaattttttatttttatatcaatatatcaaaatgtattaatttcatgttttcttaaataaaaacaatttgaaaaacgttttaaaaaataaattcaactataGAAATAACACATTCTATAAAGTTCCTAACATTATAGCCTTCAGAATTATTTCTTGTTTCTTAAACTAGTTGAGGGAGAGAAAAACAAACACCATATATAATGGAGACACcaacattatattcttatttCTCAATGATCATGAAGTAGAAAAAGGAGGTGAAAGGACCATAGTAAACAAATGTCAAATGTAGAGGGACTAAACATACAATTAACCTAAAATCAACTATTGTTGTTGGACTTGATTTATATGCTTCATGGATCCGGTCTTTCCGCTTCTTCATCAATTTGCTTCCTCCAACCTGTTCAAgctcctccctctctctccctctctctctcatctaTAACTCCTACTGCTAATTCTTGttaccatcaccatcaccctcattttctttttattttttgccaaACAGTATCTCTGTTTCTTGTGTAAATTCAAAGCGAAGGCAAAATATAGAAACTTTTACTAGACATGGGAAAGGAATGGTATTACTGGGGTGGTGGAAAAACCTCCAAgaaaggtggtggtggtggtggtgaaggtggaagagaaggagagaaagaTAGCGCTAATTTACCTACTGGTTGCATGTGCGCTGTTTTCCAGTTGTTTGATTTCCATCATCAGTTTCAGTTTCCTTTAAACCATGAACAACAGTCTTCTAATTTACTTCAGCCCAACTCTTTCCTTCCTCTTGAGGATCCTCCTATCCCTAAAGGTAGCTCCTTCTACTTTTCCctgtctccttttcttttcttttttttgtagaaacttTGAGTaatggggttttttttaatttaggttttgAAGCACCAAGGAATAGCTTGGAATTGGAAGAGGAGGAGCCTTCATTGCCATCATCAAAAGATGAAAATTTTTATATCCCTGTAAGTTTTAGTACTATGTCATCTAGCTATAGCTAGCTCTcgtatttctttttcaaagacTTTCGTTCTTTAGGGCTTTTCAtcaccattttctttttctaagatTCTTGATTTAGTGAAGCTAGTGATGATCTTgtgcttttctttttgaaaaaattgatcCAGATGGGcattcaaatcaaaacaaaacgaGTTCCAAATGATTCATCTTCATCAGAAATCAGCTCTTCACCGGGGACCAAGACACCAAATTTGGTAGCTAGACTTATGGGTCTTGATCTTCTTCCTGATCATCTTACCTACTCACCAAGCCACTCTTCTTCATCAACTCTAGGCACACCAAACCTTCCACCAAAATCCCATTTTCAGTACCACCATTGCAGACCTCAACAACCACCTCACCATAGCAAAAGAAGTAGCCCCCGAAGTTGTACTCTGGACCATGATTTTTCAGGCACTCGTTCTTTGCCTGAGACACCAAGAATATCATCAGCTAGAAGATCAGATGTAGAACACCGTTTGTCACTTcaaatcaacaaagaaaatgCAGGTGAAGACTTAGTTCTCCCTCGTTTCTCatctttgaaaagaaaagagctgAAAGTTGAAGATGAGAATAGAAGTCCAGGCCACTTTGCAAGGCAAATTGTGAAGCAAGTTAAAGAAAGTGTAAGCAGGAAAGCTGGCTTGGATATTACAAACACAGTAATGAATAGAGAgcaaacaagaagaagagatcAAGAGCTTGAGCTTGTTAGCCAATACAAGTCCAAGAAAACTCTCTCCAAAGCTCCAAGTACCACCAAAACGGTTGGTGCTTCAGGTAATAGTCCAGGCAAGCATTCTGTGAACACAACTTCTTTCTCACCAAGACTGAAATTCTTAGAACCCAAAAACAAGCCAATCACAACTCTACCTTGCAAGGACCacaataatatttctaattctCAAAAAACCCCATCACTTCTGTCACAAAATACCAAACCTTCAACAAAGCCAGATTTGCCTAAGGTCCTGCAGGATCAACACCAGCACCAGCAGAGACCTTTCAAGAAGTGCAACAAAGTGACTGAAGAAAAATTTGGTCCACCACCACCAAGATTCGTCAAGAAACCTCTAAAAACATCACATATTATCAGAACCAAGCAAGAAGAGCCATTTGTCAGTTCAACATCAGCTAGAGAAACCACTATTCCTGacaagaaatgcaagaaaacccCATTATCAAATGACCTTAACATCTCTCTCCTAACTCTCCTTCCTGTCAAGAAAGACCCTACTCCTCCTGCTACAAAAATCCCTCAAAAACAGGTACAGCGTGACTACTTTCCCTTCATTCTTTTCCCAGATTAGTCATAATGTTATTCATATTTTGCTTATTTTtgaagaaatgaaatgaaaataatttttttctctttccttgcaTGCGTTATAGGTATCAAATGCTGCTCAAGAATCGAAATGGTGCTCACAGTTATCTAGTTGTTCGAGCCAGTCGTACAAACAACCACAAGCGACGCGTAGGCTCGATGCCCGAGAAAACAACAATGATGATAGGTCTCATAACGGTGTCGCCACCAATATCATCACCACCGGAGATGGAGCCGCACAAGAAGAATATGAGTACATTAGTAGAATACTAAAACGTACTGGCATAGACAAAGATACCCCAGTGTCTTTTACTAGGTGGTTTTCTCCTTCTCATCCTCTGGACCCTTCAACTTTTTACTACCTGGAACATTTTACCACACCAGTCTCTACTACCACCTGCCAAGCTCGTCAAGCCATGGACCGTCGATGCAATCGAAAATTATTGTTCAATCTTGTTGACGAAATTTTGGTCGACATCTTACGTCCATACATCAACGTTAGTAGTACTAGATTTGGCTTATGTACTCGGAATTTTCTCCTTAGTCACATGAATGGGTCGCATTTGGTTCACATGTTATGTACAAAGCTTAGGAGCTTCCCTTGCGCTGACTGTCATGACCTCGAAGACATTGATGGGTTAATAGACAAAGACCTGCCCCAGTTGATGAAGGAGCAAAGTGAGATTGCATTtggagaag contains:
- the LOC133675425 gene encoding uncharacterized protein LOC133675425, giving the protein MGKEWYYWGGGKTSKKGGGGGGEGGREGEKDSANLPTGCMCAVFQLFDFHHQFQFPLNHEQQSSNLLQPNSFLPLEDPPIPKGFEAPRNSLELEEEEPSLPSSKDENFYIPMGIQIKTKRVPNDSSSSEISSSPGTKTPNLVARLMGLDLLPDHLTYSPSHSSSSTLGTPNLPPKSHFQYHHCRPQQPPHHSKRSSPRSCTLDHDFSGTRSLPETPRISSARRSDVEHRLSLQINKENAGEDLVLPRFSSLKRKELKVEDENRSPGHFARQIVKQVKESVSRKAGLDITNTVMNREQTRRRDQELELVSQYKSKKTLSKAPSTTKTVGASGNSPGKHSVNTTSFSPRLKFLEPKNKPITTLPCKDHNNISNSQKTPSLLSQNTKPSTKPDLPKVLQDQHQHQQRPFKKCNKVTEEKFGPPPPRFVKKPLKTSHIIRTKQEEPFVSSTSARETTIPDKKCKKTPLSNDLNISLLTLLPVKKDPTPPATKIPQKQVSNAAQESKWCSQLSSCSSQSYKQPQATRRLDARENNNDDRSHNGVATNIITTGDGAAQEEYEYISRILKRTGIDKDTPVSFTRWFSPSHPLDPSTFYYLEHFTTPVSTTTCQARQAMDRRCNRKLLFNLVDEILVDILRPYINVSSTRFGLCTRNFLLSHMNGSHLVHMLCTKLRSFPCADCHDLEDIDGLIDKDLPQLMKEQSEIAFGEEGEGIVMEIEKEIVETLIHETAWIFYRH